The DNA window TCCTGGCATACCGGAGGTACGTGAGTATATAGTGCAGGTGATCCTCGATGTAGTAAAAAACTACGATGTTGACGGCATACACATGGACGACTACTTTTACCCATACCCGGTAAAAGGCCAAAAAATAAACGATGCGGAGGCCTATGCGCAGTATGGCGGTGACTTTGATGACATACGCGATTGGCGCCGTGATAATGTTGACAAGCTGGTGCATATGCTGGCAGACAGTATTCATAAATATAAACCACGCATGAAGTTTGGTATAAGTCCGTTTGGCATATGGGCGAATAAGTACCAGAACCCCGAGGGATCCGGCACGCATGGTGGCTCGTCTTATTATGAGAACTTTGCTGACACCCGCAAGTGGATCAAAGAAGGCTGGATAGACTACCTTAGTCCGCAGATTTATTGGCAGATAGGCAACCGTGCAGCGGCATTTGACACCTTGCTTAACTGGTGGAGCAACAACACTTACAATAGGCATTTATATGTTGGGCAGGCGCCTTATCGTTTTTACGAGCCGCGCAGTCCATCTTTTAAAAACCCGTCTGAGATACCTAATCAAATGCGGATGATAAGGGAGAATCCCCGGGCGCAGGGCAGCATTTTCTTCAGGTCGCAAACGTTGATAGCCAATGCAAATCACCTTTCAGATACGTTAAAACGCGACTTCTATGCTTATCCGGCTTTGCCACCGCCAATGCTCTGGCTGGATTCTATACCGCCTAACCAGCCACAGAATATAATAGGTAAAGCTGAAAAGAAAAGCATCTTAATTAAGTGGGACGCGCCACTGCAAGCCCGCGATAACGAGCCTGTTTATGGTTATGTTATATACCGTTACACCGAAAATAGCGGAATTGACCTTAGTGATCCGGAGAACATATTGCACATACAATACGATACCGAGCCTATTTACCTGGACACCAACGTGCAGCCTGGAAAGACGTATTTTTACGTAGTTACCGCTATAGACAGACTAAAAAATGAAAGTGAGCGAACGCCTACCATAGCCGTTACCGTTCCGGTATTGTAATTACTGATTTATAAAGTAGTTATCAGTCCTTTATCAACTAACTGTTGTAAATAGATGTCAAGCTGTGCGTCTCCCATGCCGTATATCTTTTCGGTTTGCCAAAATTGGCGGCAGATGTCCCCCTTTTGGTTATAGCCAGCATTATAGATAGCTAATAGCTTGTGGTGGATGTGATTAAGGCCCTCGGAATCAACATGCAACCTTTGTACTTGTGCCTGCATTGCCGCCTTTAGGTTGTGCATATTGCCCCAAAAGGGAGTTTCTATTAGCCACTGCTCTAATAAAGCTTTATCTCCTATAATATACAGTTTCCATGCTTCGGCTGCAAGTGTAAAGTCATAGTCACTCAGCTGCAGCCTGATGTTATCATATAGATAATCAAGCTGTTCTCCATCAAGCTCGCCCATGCCATTAAAGTTATTTACACCCGGGAACTCATTTGGGCTGATGAGGTAAACAGCTGGTTGTGAGAGGTTTGTTTGCTGCCGCAAAAGCATCATCACTGCCAGAAGATTCACCTGGCAGTGGAGGTCAAACTCAAACCAGAGGTTTATCTCTTCGTATGGCTCATTGAGCATCTCGAGTGGCACAATCATGCCAGTATGGTAGTTTTCAGGTGTTTCGTTAAATGTACTGCACACCCAATCAGACCGTAATTGCCAAAATTCTGCCGAATCCACGTTTAATATAACGGGTCCTTCAGATAAAGCCTCTCGCCAGATCATAACATCACCATCGATGCCGGCCTGGTTAAACCCGGTTAAAGTTGCGTCGCCGTTGAGGATGTGGAGGGTTGTTGCATTCATATTTGGTGGTCAAAAACCTTCAAAAACCACACTTTTTTTAAATAATGTGTGACCAGAAAGATAACAAAATAAAACAGGCGTTACTATTAGCAACTATTCGTTCAGCAGGGCTCTCAGGCTCTCAATTGTGTCGGCTTCTTCCTTAGGTTTATCATGCCTCCAGCGAAGGATGCGGGGGAACCGCAAAGCAATGCCCGACTTATGCCGGGTAGATTTATTTATTCCCTCAAACCCAATCTCAAAAACCAGTTCGGGTTTAACGGTCCTTACCGGTCCGAACTTTTCCAGGGTGTTGCGTTTTACAAAATAATCAACCTTGTTTATCTCCTGATCTGTTAGGCCGCTATAGGCTTTGGCAAAAGGTACCAGTTTGTCGCCGTCCCATACGGCGAAGGTATAGTCGGTATATAGGTCAGCGCGGCGGCCATGGCCTTTTTGCGCGTAGATCATCACGGCGTCTACAGACAAGGGGTCTATCTTCCATTTCCACCAGTCACCGCGGCGGCGGCCCACCTGGTACGTCGCGCTTTTACGTTTTAGCATGATGCCTTCTGCGATCATGGCGCGCGATTGCTCCCTTGTCTTTTCCAGCTCGGCCCAACTGTTAAATGCTATTAAGGCCGATATACGGAACACATCCGGGAATGGTGTATCGGCCTGCAGTTGTTCTAATAAGCTGCGGCGCTCCGACTGGCTTTTGTATCTAATGTCCTCTCCATTGTATTCCAGGCAGTCGTAAACTATAGTTGCTACCGGGCTGTCAGCCAAAATTTTCTTGCTGAGGTTTTTACGGCCAATACGTGTTTGCAAAACGCTGAATGACATTGGCTGATCGTTTTGAAAGCTCAGGATCTCGCCGTCCAGCACAGTGCCGTCAGGCAGTGCATTCAAAAAGGGATGTAGTTCCGGGAACTTTTCTGTTGCCAGGTCCTCGCCGCGGCTCCAGATAAATATCTGCCCGTCGCGCTTTATCATTTGAGCACGTATGCCGTCCCATTTCCACTCGGCCTGCCAATCTTGTGCCGCACCAAGCGAATGTTCAATCTCATCAGCCGTTTTACCTTTATCAGAGGTCTCCTGTATAGGATACGCCAGGAAGAACGGGTACGGCCGGGATATGTCATCACCTGCATGTTGTTCCTGCACCAGCTGTTCAAAGGTGTAGTCTTCCGGCATCCAGCTGCCCATTATACGGTGGGTAAGCGCCGGTGCCTCTATACCGGTAACATCTGCCAGGGCTTTTACCACCAGGTTTTGCGAAACCCCTACACGGAAACTTCCGGTAAGCAGCTTATTAAAAACAAATCGCTCCTGGTTATCCAGCATCGCCCATGAATTTAACAGCCATTGTTTCTTTTCGTCTTCGGTTTTAACGGCAAGGGTGTTTATCTCTGCTATCCACTCCGTTAGTGTTTTACTGCTACTCTCGTGGCTTTCGGGCATTAACAAAGTCATAGTCTCGGCAAGATCGCCTACTACATGGTAGCTTTCTTCAAAAAGCCACGCCGGAATGTTCGAAGCTTCCATTGCCCAGTTACGTATCAGCGTAGAATTGATCTGCCGTTTGGGCTTTCTGCCGGTAAACAAGGCAAGCATATGCATCTTGTCTGTATCAGGCACGCTGGTAAAGTAATCCTTCAGCACCTTTACTTTCTCGTTGGTTTTGTTCGTTTCGTCTAAGGAGAGGAATAGCTGTGCAAATGCTTTCATGCGTCTGCCTCCTTCACTTCTGCTGTTTCTTTTTTCTCTTCGTTTTCAGTAATGGTAGCATCTTCTTCCTCTCCGCCGTACAGGGTATGCACCTCACGGGCGTTAAAGCCAATTTCGTTAAGATAGCGGGTGAAAGATGCGGTGTAGCCATGAGTGAGGTAAACGCACTCGCAGCCCGTAGCATCTATGGCGCTTACCAGGCCGTTCCAGTCGGCATGGTCAGACATTATGAAACCTCTATCCGCAGCCCTGCGCCTTTTCGCGCCTCTTATGGCCATCCAGCCGCTGCAATATCCAAAGCTATAGGGTTGAAACTTCCGCATCCACGGTGTGCCAACTGCCGAAGGCGGCGCGAGGATGATTCCCTTGCGCACTTCCTCTTTTGGCGAATCGAAAGTGATCCGGTGCGTAGGGTTGAGGACTACGCCATTGCGGCGAAGTGCTTCATTGGTGTTTTCGATAACCCCGTGTGTATAAACCTTGCCGATGCTGAGATCGAGGTTTTGCAGGATGCGCTGCGCTTTACCCAGCGAGTAGCCAACTATTATGGTACCAAGTCCGTTTTCCACATTGCTTTGCCACCAGCTGTTCACATCAGTAAATAACTGCGATTGTGGTTTCCAGGTGTAAACCGGCATACCAAAGGTACATTCGGATATAAAGTGATGACATTTAACCGGTTCAAACGGGGTAGATATCCCGTCGTCCTCAGTCTTGTAATCGCCGGATACCACCCAAACCTGCCCCTTATAACTTACCCTTATTTGTGCCGAACCAATAACGTGTCCTGCGGGGAACAGGCAAACTTCTACACCGTTCTTTATTACGGTTTCGCCGTAAGCTACGGTTTGCAAGTTAATGTCGCCCAGGCGATAGTAAAGCACCTCGCGCGACAGCTCATGCGCAAGGTAGCGCTTGTGCCCTACATAGGCATGGTCTGCATGGGCATGCGTAATTACCGCATCGTCCACGGGTTTCCATGGGTCGATGTAAAAATCGCCGTGTTCGCAGTAAATACCGCGGTCGGTAAACTCTAGCAGTGGTTTGGCCATATGTAACTTATTAAACCAGCAGCAGCACAATAAGTTTGATGTACTGCCCCGCGGGTATTATGTGCCTTTATGCTTCTGCTTTTATGCTATAATAAACTAGCTTTGCGGCATGGCTAAGCTAAAATCCTTCGTCAACAACCCGTACCAGGAGAACACTTATTTATTGTATGGTGATAGCGGCGAATGCGCCATTATTGACCCGGGGATGTATACTTCGGCGGAGCAAAATGCAGTAGTAAATTTCATAACGGAAAATAGTCTAAAGCCAGTAATGCTGCTTAACACGCATTGCCATATAGACCACGTACTGGGTAACAAATTTTTGTTTGACCAATACGGCCTAAAGCCGAGGTTTAACATAGGGGAAAGCGAAACGCTTGCATCGGTAGTGGTGTATGCCCCTGCAATGGGGTTCAGGTACGATGCCTCTCCACTGCCAGACGAGTATTTGCCCGAAAGCGGTACCATTACATTTGGCCATACATCAGTGGAGCTGATTTTTGCCCCGGGACATTCGCCCGCGCACCTTTGTTTTTACGACAAGGAAGACAATATTTTGATAGGGGGCGACGTACTGTTTCGAAACAGCATAGGACGTACAGATCTTCCCGGCGGCAACCACAATCAGCTGATAGAAAATATAAGGCTGAAACTTTTTGTTCTCCCGGATGATTGTACGGTATACCCGGGCCATGGTCCCGAAACTACAATAGGTTACGAAAAACAGCACAATCCTTACCTGTAAAGTTTGAATACATCCATTTACATAGCCAAGCGATACCTGTTCAGCAAGAAGCAGACGCATGCCATCAACATTATTTCGGGCATATCCATGCTGGGGGTATTGGTGGGCAGCGCAGCGCTTATAATCATACTATCGGTGTTCAACGGCTTTGAAGAGGTTATTCTTTCTCTGTACAGCGACTTCACACCCGAAATAAGGATAGAGCCGAGGCTGGGAAAAACCTTTGATCCGAATACGCCGTACCTTGCAGCGCTGAAAAAAGATGGCCGGATATTTTCTTACACCCCTGTATTGCAGGAAAAGGTGCTGCTGAGATACGGCGACAAACCTTTTATTGGAACCATTAAAGGCGTAAGTGACGACTTTCTGAAGAAGAAGGACTTAGACAGCGTACTGCGGGCAGGATCGTTCACCCTTAAAGACGACCGGTACTACTACGCCGTGATAGGCACAACCATAGAGCAAAGCCTTGGTGTAAGTATAAAAGACCAGTTTACCCCGCTACAGATCTACTCGCCCAGGCGTACCAGCAGCAATGCGGCAAACCCCATGAACGACTTTGCCTTCCGGCCAATAACCCCCTCCGGTGTATTTTCTATCCAGGCAGAGTTTGATGACATGGTGATTGTGCCTATTGAATTTACCCGCGACCTGCTGGACGAGCCGGTAAAGGTTTCGGCTGTAGAGATAAACCTGAAACCAGGCACAAATATAGATGATGTGCAAGAGGAGATTACAAATAAGATAGGTAACAGCTACGTAGTTAAGAACCGAAAACAGCAAAATACCGAACTGTATAAAACCATTAATTACGAGCGCTGGTCCATTTTCATGATCCTTACTTTTGTACTCATCATTGCCATTTTCAACATCATCGGTTCTCTTACCATGCTGGTGATGGATAAGCGTAAAGACATTGCCATACTTACCAGCCTGGGTGCAAGCAAAACCTTAATACAGGGGATATTCTTTTTTGAGGGTATGATGATATCTATGGTGGGGCTAGTAATTGGGGTGGCCGTGGGTACTTTGGTATGTATTGTACAGCAGCAGTTTAAACTCATAAAAATGGGTGCCGAGCTTTCCGTACTGGACGCTTACCCAGTTGCCTTTAACCCGGGCGATTTCTTATTGGTATTTGTTACCGTACTCTTTATAGCCGTTATCGCTTCGGGCATTAGCGCCCGCTTAAGTGTAAAAGGCTTGGACGAGATAAAGCAAGATCTGTAAGGTTGTTAATTGTTGGGATGGCCTTTGTCCTTTTGTCAGTCTGAGCTTGTCGAAGACCTATACACTCGCTAATGGTTCGACAGGCTCACTATGACAGGTTCATTCGTGTCAGTCTGAGCATGTCGATGACTTGTACGTCCTGTTAATGTTTGGACAGTCTCACCATGACAATTTCATTATCATGTTAGTCTGAGCTTGTCGAAGACTTGTACACCTCGCTAATGGTTGAACAGGCTCACCATTACAATTTCATTATCATGTCAGTCTGAACTTGTCGAAGCATGCGCACGTTCTAAACTTTCCACAGTTCAACCTTAAAACAAAAAAAACGCTAGCTTTAACCATCGCCATGGTGGGGTTAAATAAAACAAACTCATTTACCTAAACAGCGTTATAATTATCATGGAATCAAAACGTCAGCAAAAATTTGCCGGGGTGATACAGCAGGACCTCGCCGCCATATTTCAACGCGAAGGGATGCATTTTCTCCCAAATACCCTTGTTACCATAACCAAAGTGCGTGTTACGCCCGATCTCGCCATAGCACGTGTGTTCCTCAGTTTTTTTAATGGTGCCGATGACCAGCAGTCGTTGCAAACGGTTAAATCGCATGCATCGGAGATCCGTTATAAACTTGGTGCCCGCATAAAGGACCAGGTGCGTATAATACCACAGCTGGAATTTTTTATTGATGACACCAGCGACTACGTAGAGCGCATGGATA is part of the Mucilaginibacter terrenus genome and encodes:
- a CDS encoding glycoside hydrolase family 10 protein; the encoded protein is MQRHKILLLLIVSFFFILPSQAQQPSATDSVLIAPKREFRGVWIATVVNLDWPQNARANAESQKRDLVNQLNSHQQTGINAIMFQVRPAADAFYAKGREPWSKYLTGKQGVAPDYDPLEFAIAESHKRGMELHAWFNPYRATFDNKFFSLAPDHITRTKPEWFFIYEGIKLFNPGIPEVREYIVQVILDVVKNYDVDGIHMDDYFYPYPVKGQKINDAEAYAQYGGDFDDIRDWRRDNVDKLVHMLADSIHKYKPRMKFGISPFGIWANKYQNPEGSGTHGGSSYYENFADTRKWIKEGWIDYLSPQIYWQIGNRAAAFDTLLNWWSNNTYNRHLYVGQAPYRFYEPRSPSFKNPSEIPNQMRMIRENPRAQGSIFFRSQTLIANANHLSDTLKRDFYAYPALPPPMLWLDSIPPNQPQNIIGKAEKKSILIKWDAPLQARDNEPVYGYVIYRYTENSGIDLSDPENILHIQYDTEPIYLDTNVQPGKTYFYVVTAIDRLKNESERTPTIAVTVPVL
- a CDS encoding DUF1835 domain-containing protein, which translates into the protein MNATTLHILNGDATLTGFNQAGIDGDVMIWREALSEGPVILNVDSAEFWQLRSDWVCSTFNETPENYHTGMIVPLEMLNEPYEEINLWFEFDLHCQVNLLAVMMLLRQQTNLSQPAVYLISPNEFPGVNNFNGMGELDGEQLDYLYDNIRLQLSDYDFTLAAEAWKLYIIGDKALLEQWLIETPFWGNMHNLKAAMQAQVQRLHVDSEGLNHIHHKLLAIYNAGYNQKGDICRQFWQTEKIYGMGDAQLDIYLQQLVDKGLITTL
- a CDS encoding ATP-dependent DNA ligase → MKAFAQLFLSLDETNKTNEKVKVLKDYFTSVPDTDKMHMLALFTGRKPKRQINSTLIRNWAMEASNIPAWLFEESYHVVGDLAETMTLLMPESHESSSKTLTEWIAEINTLAVKTEDEKKQWLLNSWAMLDNQERFVFNKLLTGSFRVGVSQNLVVKALADVTGIEAPALTHRIMGSWMPEDYTFEQLVQEQHAGDDISRPYPFFLAYPIQETSDKGKTADEIEHSLGAAQDWQAEWKWDGIRAQMIKRDGQIFIWSRGEDLATEKFPELHPFLNALPDGTVLDGEILSFQNDQPMSFSVLQTRIGRKNLSKKILADSPVATIVYDCLEYNGEDIRYKSQSERRSLLEQLQADTPFPDVFRISALIAFNSWAELEKTREQSRAMIAEGIMLKRKSATYQVGRRRGDWWKWKIDPLSVDAVMIYAQKGHGRRADLYTDYTFAVWDGDKLVPFAKAYSGLTDQEINKVDYFVKRNTLEKFGPVRTVKPELVFEIGFEGINKSTRHKSGIALRFPRILRWRHDKPKEEADTIESLRALLNE
- a CDS encoding ligase-associated DNA damage response exonuclease; translated protein: MAKPLLEFTDRGIYCEHGDFYIDPWKPVDDAVITHAHADHAYVGHKRYLAHELSREVLYYRLGDINLQTVAYGETVIKNGVEVCLFPAGHVIGSAQIRVSYKGQVWVVSGDYKTEDDGISTPFEPVKCHHFISECTFGMPVYTWKPQSQLFTDVNSWWQSNVENGLGTIIVGYSLGKAQRILQNLDLSIGKVYTHGVIENTNEALRRNGVVLNPTHRITFDSPKEEVRKGIILAPPSAVGTPWMRKFQPYSFGYCSGWMAIRGAKRRRAADRGFIMSDHADWNGLVSAIDATGCECVYLTHGYTASFTRYLNEIGFNAREVHTLYGGEEEDATITENEEKKETAEVKEADA
- a CDS encoding MBL fold metallo-hydrolase; the encoded protein is MAKLKSFVNNPYQENTYLLYGDSGECAIIDPGMYTSAEQNAVVNFITENSLKPVMLLNTHCHIDHVLGNKFLFDQYGLKPRFNIGESETLASVVVYAPAMGFRYDASPLPDEYLPESGTITFGHTSVELIFAPGHSPAHLCFYDKEDNILIGGDVLFRNSIGRTDLPGGNHNQLIENIRLKLFVLPDDCTVYPGHGPETTIGYEKQHNPYL
- a CDS encoding ABC transporter permease, which gives rise to MNTSIYIAKRYLFSKKQTHAINIISGISMLGVLVGSAALIIILSVFNGFEEVILSLYSDFTPEIRIEPRLGKTFDPNTPYLAALKKDGRIFSYTPVLQEKVLLRYGDKPFIGTIKGVSDDFLKKKDLDSVLRAGSFTLKDDRYYYAVIGTTIEQSLGVSIKDQFTPLQIYSPRRTSSNAANPMNDFAFRPITPSGVFSIQAEFDDMVIVPIEFTRDLLDEPVKVSAVEINLKPGTNIDDVQEEITNKIGNSYVVKNRKQQNTELYKTINYERWSIFMILTFVLIIAIFNIIGSLTMLVMDKRKDIAILTSLGASKTLIQGIFFFEGMMISMVGLVIGVAVGTLVCIVQQQFKLIKMGAELSVLDAYPVAFNPGDFLLVFVTVLFIAVIASGISARLSVKGLDEIKQDL
- the rbfA gene encoding 30S ribosome-binding factor RbfA, with translation MESKRQQKFAGVIQQDLAAIFQREGMHFLPNTLVTITKVRVTPDLAIARVFLSFFNGADDQQSLQTVKSHASEIRYKLGARIKDQVRIIPQLEFFIDDTSDYVERMDKIFDKISKEDRQPDTTSES